The genomic DNA TGGGGCTGCTGCTGTTCGGGGTGAAGTTCGCCTTCCTGCTGGCCACCGTGGCCACGGTGTTCAGCCTCATCCCCATCTTCGGCACCATCCTGAGCTCGGTGCCCATCGTGCTCATCGCGCTGGCGGATGGAGTCCAGAAGGGGTTCCTCATCCTGCTGTGGATCATCGGCATCCACGCGCTGGAGGCCTACTTCCTCAACCCGAAGATCATGGGCTCGGCGGCGCGCATCCACCCGGTCATCGTGGCCTTCAGCCTCATCGCCGGGGAGAAGATGTTCGGCCTGGTGGGCGCGCTCTTCGCGGTGCCCGTGGCGTCCATCGTGGTGGCCTGCTTCGACTACGCCCGTCTCAAGGCGCAGCCGGCACAGTCCGCGGCGCTCGAGCTGCCTGGCGCCTCGGAGTAACCGTCCGTCCCTCGGACGAGGGGTTCAACCCTGGCAGGCGGCCTCGCAGCGCGACTCGCGGCAGATGACGAGGCAGCGCCCGCAGTCGAGGCCGTTCTCGGGGCAGTCCCCGGCGCACCGCACATTGGAGCAGCTGGGCCCGTCCTCCACATGGGTGGGCCGGGTCCCCAGGCCACAGCAGGCGTTCCCCGTGCAGTCCGAGTCGGTGTAGCAGACGCGGTTGGACTCGGGCGTCGGGGTCTCGCCGAAGTCCAGGTCCACGGGCTCACATCCGGACAGCAGCGCGAGCACCGCCCCCAGGGCGAGGGCGGAGCGGGTAACGGAACGGATACGGCGCATGCGGCGAGCCTCCTGGTGAGGCTCGGAGTCTAGCGGTTCATCGAGCCGAGGAACTCGGCGTTCGCCGCGGTGGGGCGCATGTGCTTGAGCACGAACTCCATCGCGTCGATGGGCGTGAAGGGGTGGAGCACCTGGCGCAGGGCCGTGATGCGCACGAGGTCCGCCTGGGTCAGCAGCAGCTCTTCCTTGCGAGTGCCGGACTTGTTGATGTCCAGCGTGGGGAAGATGCGCTTTTCCATCAGCTTGCGGTCCAGGACGATTTCGGAGTTACCCGTGCCCTTGAACTCCTCGAAGATGACCTCGTCCATGCGGCTGCCGGTGTCGATGAGCGCCGTGCCGATGATGGTGAGGCTGCCACCCTCCTCGATGTTGCGCGCGGCGCCGAAGAAGCGCTTGGGCTTGTGCAGGGCGTTGGCGTCCACGCCACCCGAGAGGATCTTCCCCGAGGCGGGCACCACCGTGTTGTAGGCGCGCGCCAGGCGGGTGATGGAGTCGAGCAGGATGCACACGTCGTACTTCTGCTCGACCAGGCGCTTGGCCTTGTCGATGACCATCTCGGCCACCTGCACGTGGCGCGTGGCGGGCTCGTCGAAGGTGGAGCTGACCACCTCGCCGCGCACGTTGCGCGCCATGTCCGTCACTTCCTCGGGGCGCTCGTCCACGAGCAGCACGATGAGGTAGACGTCCGGGTGGTTCTTGGAGATGGCGTGCGCGATGTTCTGCAGCAGCACCGTCTTGCCCGCCTTGGGCGGCGCCACGATGAGGCAGCGCTGGCCGAGGCCAATGGGGCAGAACATGTCGATGATGCGCGTGGTCATCTCCGCCCCGTCGTGCTCGAGCTTGAGCTTGCGCGTGGGGTAGAGCGGCGTGAGGTTGTCGAAGAGGATGCGCTCGCGCGTCACCTCGGACAAGGGGTCGGCGAAGTTGACCTTGTCCACCTTCTGCAACGCGAAGAAGCGCTCGCCCTCGCGCGGCTGGCGGATGGGCCCCGTCACCGTGTCACCCGGCCGCAGGTTGAAGCGGCGCACCTGCGAGGGCGACACATAGAGGTCGTCCGGGCTCGCCTGGTAGTCGCTGTCCGCGCTGCGCAGGAAGCCGAAGCCGTCGCTGAGCAGTTCCAGCACGCCTTCCGCGTGCACCTCGAACTTTTTGTCCGCGATTCCCGACAGCAGCGAGAAGATGAGGTCCTGCTTCTTGAGCCCCTGGTAGCCCTCGATGCCGAAGTCGTGGGCCATCTTCGCCAGGTCGGTGATCTTCATGCGCTTGAGGTCATTGAGCTTGATGACCTGCATGGGCGCGCCATCGCGCGTCACCTCGGTGACCACGGGAGCTTCCGGGGCCTCGGGGGCCGGGGCCGGAGCCGAGGGCTCCTCTTCATGCGCCTCGGCGGCGCGGGCCTCCTGGTACTCGTCGTCCCGCACGGGGACCGGCTGGGAGGGGATGGGCGTGAGCACCGGACGAGGCGGGGCGGCGGGGGCCTCCTCGGCCACGGGCTCCTCCTCGCGGCGGGCCGCCGTCCGGCGGGTCCGCGCGGGCTTCTCGGGCTCCGCCGTCTTGGTCCGCGTCGAGCGGCGCTTGGGCTTCTCCTCCTCCAACTCAACCGGGGGGAGCAACACTTTTTCCTTGGGAGAACGGGCTTTGGCCATGGCGGGGGGTCACTGGCGGCGCGGGGGGCGCGCTTGGGTATGTCGTGTGAACGATGTCCGGGGGGAACGCGGAACGCGAAACGCCCTCAGGGCGGCACCGGGATCCCTTCTTGCCGGGACCACTCGGGTGGAGGAACCTTGTGCTGGGAAGTGGCGCCTGACGGGTAGGACAACAACCCCCATGCGCGCCGCAGGAGGTTATTGACCACCTCCCAAGCTGTCAAGGCATCCTCGCGCCCTACTCAGTCAAGGCAACACCGAGCCAGAATATTTCCGTCCAGCCGCCGAGCCCCCCCGACGTGACCGCCCCGAAAACCGACGACGCCACCCGCATCGCGCAGCTCCGCAAGGAGCTCGCCCACCACAACCACCGCTACTACGTGCTCGATTCTCCGGAGGTGAGCGACGCGGAATACGACCGGCTCATGAGGGAGCTGCAGGAGCTGGAGGCGCGCCATCCGGAGCTCGTCACCGAGGACTCGCCCACCCGGCGGGTGGGCGGCACCCCGGCGGAGAAGTTCGAGAAGGTGCGCCACCTCGTCCCCATGCTGTCGCTGGCCAACGTCTTCGACGACGAGGAGCTGAGCGACTTCGACGAGCGCATCCGCCGCCAGACGGGCCTGGCGAAGGTGGGCTACGTGTGCGAGCCCAAGCTGGACGGACTGGCCATCACCCTGCGCTACGAGCAGGGGCGCTTCGTCCGGGGCGCCACGCGAGGAGACGGCACGGAGGGCGAGGACGTGACGGCCAACCTGCGCACCATCCGCAGCCTGCCCACCGAGCTCCTGGTCCAGGACGGCGTGACGGCTCCCGGCGCCATCGACGTGCGCGGCGAGGTCTTCATCTCCAAGAAGGACTTCAAGCGGCTCAACGACAAGCGGGAAGAAGAAGGCGAGCCGCTCTTCGCCAATCCGCGCAACGCCGCCGCCGGCAGCCTGCGCCAGTTGGATCCACGCATCACCGCCTCGCGGCCCCTGTCGCTCTACCTGTACGAGTGCGTGCCCGGCGAGGGCGTGCCCACCTTCCGCTCGCACACGGAGAAGCTCGGCTACCTGCGCTCGCTCGGCCTGCCGGTGAACCGGGCGGTGACGGTGGAGGACGTGGACGGGGTGCGCGCCCAGTACCGCGCCTCCGTCGAGGGCCGCCATGCCCTGCCCTTCGAGGTGGACGGCATGGTGGTGAAGGTGGACGAGGAGGACCTGCGCCAGCGGCTGGGACAGGTCTCCAAGAGCCCGCGCTGGGCCGTGGCCTACAAATTCCCGCCCGAGGAGGAATCGACGATCGTCGAGTCCATCCAGGTGTACGTGGGCCGCACGGGCGCGCTCACGCCGGTGGCGCACTTGAAGCCGGTGAAGGTGGGCGGCGTCACGGTGAGCCGCGCCACGCTGCACAACGAGGACGAGCTGCGCCGCAAGGACGTGCGCCAGGGGGACACCGTCTTCATCCGCCGCGCGGGTGACGTGATTCCCGAGATCGTCAAGGTGGTGGAGACGAAGCGCCCCGAGGGCACCCAGCCCTTCGTGTTCCCCACCGAGTGTCCGGTCTGCCACGCGGCGGCCACGCGGGACGACGAGGGCGCCATCATCCGCTGCACGGGCGCCACCTGCCCCGCCCAGCTCGTGGAGAAGGTCCGCCACTTCGCCTCGCGCACCGCCCTGGACATCGAGGGCCTGGGGGAGAAGCTCGCCGCGCAGCTCGTGGAGACGGGCCTCGTGAAGACCTTCGCGGACCTCTTCCACCTCACGCGCGAGCGGCTGCTCACGCTCGAGCGCATGGGCGAGAAGAGCGCGGACAACCTGCTGGCGAGCATCGAGCACGCCAAGCAGACGACCCAGCCGCGCTTCCTCTACGCGCTGGGCATCCGCCACGTGGGCGAGTCCACCGCGCGGGTGCTCGCCGAGGCCTACCCCGACGTGCGCGACCTCTACGAGGCCTCGATGGAGGACATCACCCGCGTCAAGGACGTGGGCCCGACGATGGCCGCGGTCATCCATACCTTCTTCCATGAGCCGCTCAACCGCGACGCCATCGAGGCGCTGCTCTCCGCCGGGGTGAAGCCCGCCGCGACCCGCGTCGTCAAGACGGGCCTGTTCGCCGGCCAGACGGTGGTACTCACCGGCGGGATGAGCGGGATGAGCCGGGAGCAGGCCAAGGAGGAAATCGAGCGCCGGGGAGGTAAGGTCTCTGGAAGTGTCTCGCGCAAGACTGACCTCGTGGTGGCGGGCGAGGACGCCGGCAGCAAGCTGAAGAAGGCCCAGGAACTCGGGGTAAGAATCCTGGACGAGCAGGGCTTCCTGCAGCTGCTCCAGACGGACGTGAGAGGATAGGGAGCGTGGGCACCATGGACAGGCGGCGGACAGTCCTGCGGATTCGAGGAAGGGTGCAAGGCGTCTTCTTCCGGGAGAGCACCCGCACCGAGGCCCTGCGGCTGGGACTGACGGGCTGGGTGCGCAACCTCTCGGACGGCTCGGTGGAGGCCCTCGCCGAGGGTCCCCCCGAGGCCCTCGAGGACTTCGTCCGCTGGTGCCATCGCGGTCCCCCCCAGGCCCAGGTCACGGGCGTGGAGCGCGCCGACACCCCGGCACAAGGCGAGTTCACTACCTTCATCGTGGAGCGCAGTTCATGAATCCCTACGCGCCAGCCTCCTTGAGCTCCATGCTGGGCATCAAATCCGGCAGCAAGGTCTCGGTCATCAATCCGCCCCGGGGCTTCGTACAGAAGCTCAACCCCCTGCCCGAGGGCGTGGAATTCCTCATCACCGCCCAGACGGGTCTGGACGTCATCCTCTTCTTCACTCAGGACACCCACGAACTCGTCCAGCGCCTGCCCGCCCTCTCGCGCGCCATGACGCTCCAGGGCGGCATCTGGGTGTGCTGGCCCAGCGGCGAGGGCATCAAGACCGCCCTGTCCGAGGACTTCATCCGCCAGGCCGCGCTCGACATCGGCATGGTGGACAACAAGTTGTGCCTCATCGATTCCACCTGGACGGGCCTGCGCCTGGTGCGCCGCCCCCGGGGCCGCCTGGACAAGCCGGACCACCGCAAACGGGCCCCCACCGCCCAGGCCTGAGGCTCCCTGGGCTGCCAGACGGCGGACATTTTCCACGTCCCGCCTTTACACGCCGGATCAGGCGTGAAAACCTTTCGCTGTTTTCAGGCCTCGGAACTCTCCGCCAGGGGTGGGGGGTTCAGTCGCCAGTGGATTCGAGATTTTGAGACGGGTGCGTTCCCGGCAACCCGGGCGCGCTGGCCGCTCCGAGCTTCTCGCCGCCCCCAAGGCGCCCGCGGATGGGCACCGACCGGGTGAGGAAGGCCAGAAGCCGGGTGGCTCGAGCGCCAGGGCTGCCTCGAACGCTCGATATGGCAAGTCCCCGCCCGGCGAGGTGCCGGTAGCCGCGGGGCGACATGAACTCGGAGGAGCAGGTCGTGGTTCCCTCAGCCCCCCCTCGCGCGCGAACAACCCGCCCCCGCATCCACGGGTGGGACCTCGTCCGCGCACGGAGTGGAGCCGGGACCGCCTCTCCCCTCGCAGCGCGCTCGGAAGCAGGAGACGCCGTCGCCTCCCGTCCGCCGGAGCTCACGCCTCCTCGCGCGCGCCCAGGATTCGTCCATGAGCAGCATCCTCGTCATCAACGCCGCGGGCCGGGAGACCCGGGTCGCCCTCGTCGAGAACGGGCACATCGCGGAGTTCTACCTCGAGCGCAAGAAGGACAAGGGAGTCGTCGGTAACATCTACAAGGGTCGCGTGGTCCGGGTGCTCCCCGGCATGCAGGCGGCCTTTGTCGACATCGGGCTGGAGAAAGCGGCCTTCCTCTACGTCAGTGACGTCGTCTACGACCCGGATTTCGCTCGCGCCCAGTTCGAGCTGACCGAGGGCGAGCACGAAGACGCCCTGGACGTGCCCGAGGAGTCCGAGGCCGTGGCCGCCGAGGAGGCGCACCACGAGCCCGTGCATGAGCCCGCCCATGAGCCCGAGCTCCCCGAGCACGCCCCCGTCGCGGCCGAGGCGTGCGTTCCCGGCGTGGAGGCGGCCCAGGCGCCCCTGACTCCGCCGGAGACGCCCGCCCCCGCCGAGCCCGTCCTCGAGAGCCCCGCCCTGTCCGCCGAGCCCCCCGCTCCCCCGGTTGAACTCGAGGCGGCGCCGGTCGCCCTCGAGTCGCCCGCCGTCCACGAGGCCCCCGTGCCCGTGAGCGAGGCGGCGCCCCCGACCGTGGAACTCGCCCCGGAGGCGGCGCCGGCCGACGCCCTGCTGCCCGCCCCGGCCGCCGAGACGGCCCCCGTGGCCGAGGCCCCGTCGGCTCGTCCGGAGACGGCCTCCGGTGAGCGCCGCGCCCCTCGGGACAATCGCGAGGCCGCGCGCGAGGCCCGCGAGACCCGCCGCGACTCGAAGGACCGCGAGAAGGACAAGGTCCGCAAGCAGCGCGAGGAGCCGCAGCGCAAGCGAGAGGACGACAAGAGCAAACCGCGCAAGACGGCGAAGATCGAGGAGCTGCTCAAGGTGGGCCAGGAGGTCGTGGTCCAGATCTCCAAGGATCCCATCGGCACCAAGGGCGCGCGCCTCACCTCGCACATCTCCATCCCGGGCCGCCACCTGGTGTTCATGCCCACGGTGGACCACGTGGGCATCAGCCGCCGCATCTCCAACGAGAAGGAGCGCAAGCGCCTGCGGGAGATGGTCGATCGCTTCCGTCCGCCCGGCACCGGCTTCATCGTGCGCACGGTGGCCGAGAACGTGCCCCAGGAGAAGCTCGAGAGCGACATCCGCTTCCTCATCGAGGTGTGGAATCAGGTCGTGCGCCGCAACGAGAAGCGCGGTGGCTCGGGCCTGCTGCATCCGGACCTGGACCTCATCCTGCGCGCCACGCGCGACCTCTTCGCCCATGACGTGGAGAAGCTGGTCGTGGATGACCGCGAGGAGTACGAGCGCATCCTCGGCTTCGTGAACGCGCAGGATCCGGCGCTCAAGGACCGGGTGGTGCTGCACGAGTCGGACGAGCCCATCTTCGACGCCTACGGCATCGAGCACGAGCTGCAGCGCGCCACCCAGCGCAAGGTGTGGCTCAAGAGCGGCGGCTACCTCATCATCGACCAGGCCGAGGCGCTCACCGCCATCGACGTCAACTCGGGCCGCTACGTCGGCAAGAAGAGCCTCGAGGAGACGATCACCAAGATCAACGTCGAGGCGGCCAAGGAGATCGTCTACCAGCTGCGGCTGCGCAACATCGGCGGCATCATCATCTGCGACTTCATCGACATGGAGAAGCCGCAGAACCGCGACAAGGTCTTCAAGTCGCTGCAGGAAGCGTTGGGGCGGGACAAGGCCAAGACGAACGTGCTGCGCATCTCCGAGCTGGGCCTGGTGGAGATGACGCGCAAGCGCGTGCGCGAGTCCATCGGCCGCGTCCTCCACGAGGACTGCCCGTACTGCGACGGCAAGGGCTTCGTGAAGACGGCCACCACCGTGGCCTACGAGATCTTCGGGGAGATCCGCCGCGAGGCTCCGGGCTACAAGGATCCCACGCTCGTCATCAACTGCAACGCCGAGGTGGCGCGTCTGCTCCAGGGCGAGGAGCGGCAGGAACTGCGCCACCTGATGGACCGCTACAACAAGTCCATCCAGGTGAAGGCGCAGCAGAACTACCACCGCGAGCAATACGACGTGTACGGCCGCAGCGCCCAGGGAGGAGACCACAAGGTGGCCTCGTCACCGGGCTCCGGAGACGGCGAGCTGTCCATGCAACGTCGGCCGGAAAGCGGCGGCGGCGGTGAGCGAGGCTTCCGCTCGGAAGGCAACCGGGAACGGGAGCGCGACCGTGGCGGTGGAGGGGGTGGCCGGGACCGGGAGCGCGGCGGCGGTGGCGGAGGAGGCGGTGGGGGTCGGGAGCGCGACCGAGGTGGAGGCCGCGACCGCAATGGAGGCCGCGACCGCAACCGCGGAGGTGAGCAACGTCGCTCCGAGCCGCGTGAGGCACGAGGGCAGGCGCCCTCGACGGGCGAGGCCCAAGGCACGGGCTCCGCTCCGCCCTCCTCCTCGGGAGGGGGCAACAACGGGTCCGGAAACGGACACTGAGTCCGTCCTTCCACCCGGGCCTGAACACGAGCCCGGGTGATGGGACGCCAGGGGGGCAAGCGAGTGAGGACTCCCCCTGGCCGAGCCCCCTCGGCATTGGCTAGCCTGGAGGACTCGGATGTGGACCTTCCCGCCCCCCCTCCTTCAACGGCTGAGCATGGGTGCACGCCAGTGGCTCCAGTGCACCTGGGCACCCCTGGCTCGGACCCGGGCGGGCCGTTTCGCCGGGGACACGCTGCTCGCGGTACGCGGTCTGGCGCGAGGCTTCCTGGGCGAGAACATCCGCGTGAGGGCCGCGGCGCTCACCTACATCAGCGTCTTCTCCCTGGTGCCCTTGCTGACGGTGGTGCTGGGCATTCTCGGCGCCTACCACCAGCAAGCCTTTCAACACCGTCTCCGGGAATTCATCTCCGCGGTGCTGGCGCCGGGCGTGCGCGAGGAGTCAGCGGCCTTCCTGGAGGGATTCCTCGATCCGGTCAACGCGACGGCCATCGGGAGCGCGGGCTTCCTCGGATTGCTGTTCTCCGCGGGCTCGCTGCTGCACAACATCGATGTCTCGCTGAATGAAATCTGGGGCGTGAAGAACCACCGCTCCTGGTGGATTCGTGGCCTCGTCTACGCGGGATTGCTCCTGCTCGGCCCCCTGATGCTGGCCCTGTCGTTCGCGGGGACGAGCGGCATGCGCTCCCTCCTCGCGGGCACCCATGCCTCCATCTTCCTGGACGTCTTCGAGCTGCTGTTCAGCGCGGTGTCTCCCATCATGATCACCGGGGGGCTCACCCTCATCTACCGGGTGACGCCCAACACCCACGTGCGGATGCGTTCGGCCCTCGCGGGCGGCCTGGTCGCGGGAGTCGCCTGGAGCGTGGCGCGGCACGTGTACACGGGCATCGCCGCCTATGGCTTCCGCAACAACCCGCTCTACGCCTCGCTGGGTGCGCTGCCCATGTTCCTGGCGTGGCTATACGTGGACTGGCTCATCTTCCTCACGGGCGCCCGCCTCTCCTACGCCGTGGAGCACACCACCTTCCGCGATTCGCTGTGGATTTTCGGCGCCCATCCGAGGGCCCGAGAACTGGTGGCGGCCCGGTTGGCACAGGAAACCTCTCTCGTCTGGTTCGATGGCGGGATCCCCCCCCTCCCCCGGGAACTGGCCCTGCGCCTGAGAGTCCCCGAATCGCTCGTCGACGAGGTGGCGGACTCCCTGGTCAAAGCGGGTCTGATGATCCGCCACCGCCGGGGCGGCCTGTTGCCCGCCCGTCCTCCCGAGGAATTGACCCTGGCCGATCTGACCCTGGCCGTCCACGGCGTCTACAACCCCGGCGAGCCCGGTGCATGGAATCCCCCACGGGCCGACGGCTTCCAGACCCTGGACGCGTTTTTTCGGCAGTCGGATGCCCTGGGACTCGAGGTCCTGCGCCGCACCCGGTGGGTGGATCTCGCCATCCTGGTGCGTCCCGGGCTCGCGCCGCCGCACGCCCGCTCCACCCCTCCTGGCGTCCCCGCCCACGCGCTGAGGGATGGCGGAAATCCGTAACGTTTCTGGGAGGTTGGCCGCCCTCGCGGCCTTGCGCCCGGGATTCGATCTGCTATCGTTCCGGGATTCGACCACGGGCCACGCGCCCTGATGACGAGGGGTTACGCGGTTTGCGGGAGCATGCGATGCTCAAGTCCGATCTGATCAACGTCCTCGTCGCCAAGAAAGGCATGACGCAGAAGCAGGCCGAGGCCACGGTCGAGACGATCTTCGAGTCCATGAAGGACGCCCTTTGCCGCGGAGAGAACATCGAGATCCGCGGCCTGGGGGCCTTCCACGTGAAGAACTACCAGGGCTACCAGGGCCGCAACCCCAAGACGGGGCAGATCATCCCCGTGAAGCCCAAGCGGGGCCTGCTCTTCCGCACGGGCAAGGAGCTCAGGGATCGGGTCAACCGGCCGCCGCCCCAGACGCCCCAGTCGGACGTCTCCTTCGACCCCAAGCGGGGAAGCGGAAGCAGCTACTAGCCCGCCAGTGACAACCGCCCCAACGGGCGGATTTGCAGGCTCATGTCCAGCTCACCGTAGGTAAGAACCGCGACCTCGGGAAAGGCCCCCTCGCAGAGTTTGCGCAGGGTCCGCCTGACATCCGGCGCCGTGAGCAGCACGGTCTGCCCACCCGCGGCGATGCGCTTCACCCCCTCCAGGATTTCCGCGATGCGCTCGGGAGCCGGAGCCGGTCCCCGCGCTCCCGTGGAGCGCAGCGTCTCCTCGATCTCCGGATCCACCAGGTAGGCGAAGAGCGGCCCGGAGGGAGCGAACTTGTGACTCAGGTAGCGGGAGAGCGCCTGACGGCACCGCTCGGCCAGCGCCGAGGCATCCCCCTCGGTGGTAGGCGCCACCAGGGCCTCGAGGATGGCGCGAATGTTCCGGATGCTCACCTGCTCCTCCGCGAGCTTGCGCAGGACTTCCGTGAGCAACGGCAATGGGACCTTCTGGAGCGCCTCCTTGACCAGGGTGGGCGCCTGGGCTTCGAGCCCATCCAGCAGCCCCTGCACCTCCTGGATGCCCAGGAAGCCCGCCACACGCACCCGGAGGACGCTTCGCAGATGCTCGGCGATGAGTTCTCCGGCGCTTCGCACTGACACCTGGGCCATCTCCAGACGCGCACGCCCTTCCAAGGGAACCCGGCTGATGGGCCTGCCCGAGAACGGTTCCGCCGCCAGTTCCGCCTGAAGCTCCAGGAACGCCAGTTCCTCGGGCCGGGCCAGGGCATAGAGCATGGCCGGCACCACCTGTCCCATCCCCGCGGGAACCTCGTCGATCAGGAGCCGGTAGGTACCTGGAGGAAGGTAGGTGGCCTCCGTGCGGACCTGAATCCCTGGCACGCGTACGCCCAAGTCCTGGAAGAGCTCATCCCGAATCCGGTTGAGCACCTGGTGAACGAAAGCACTCCCCTGAGCCTGGGCCAGGGACGTGAGATCCGGCGCGAGTTCCACCGTCAGGGGTGTCACCCCCACGGGCGCCATCGTGCTCATGGGCGGAGCACCCGGCCCCGCGTTCGGCGCCACCCGCGCACTGGCGTCGTCGGATTGGACGGCGTCAGGGGGAGCCTCCACGGGAAGTTCCTTCATGCGCCGGAGGCCATAGGCGAGCCCACCCAGGGCCGCGGCCAATCCGAGGAATGTCAAATGAGGCATCCCCGGCATCACGGCGAGCGCCACACAGAGCGCGGCCACCACCCAGAGCGCCCGGGCGTCACCAAAAATCTGTGAGCCGATGTCCGAGCCGAGGGAGTCCTCCTCCTTCTCCGAGGCCACGCGCGTGACCACGAGTCCCGCGGCGACCGCGATGCACAAGGAGGGAATCTGCGACACCAGTCCATCGCCCATGGCGATGAGCGCATAGGTGGAGGCCGCCTCGGTCAACGTCATCCCGTTCTGAAGGACGCCAATACAACTGCCTCCGAGGAGGTTCACCGCGACGATGACCAGACCCGCGATAACGTCTCCCTTCACGAACTTCATCGCGCCGTCCATCGCACCGAACATCTGGGATTCGCGCTCCAGATCGCGTCGCCGGCGGCGGGCACGTGCCTGGTCAATCGCTCCCGCGCGCAGATCCGCGTCGATGGACATCTGCTTGCCGGGCATCGCGTCCAGGGTGAAGCGCGCGGAGACCTCGGCCACCCGCTCCGCCCCCTTGGCCACCACGAGGAACTGCACCAGGGTGAGAATGGCGAAGATGACCGCGCCCACGACGTAGTCACCCCGGACCACGAATTCGCCAAACGCCTGGATGATTTCTCCCGCATGTCCCTCCGCCAGGGCCAATCGCGTGGAGGACACATTGAGCGCGAGCCGAAAGAGCGTGGTGAACAAGAGCAGCGTTGGAAAGGACGTCACCTTCAACGCATCCCGGGCATAGAGCGCCGCGACCAGCAAGGAGACCGCCGCCACCAGATTGAGTGCCAGTCCCAGATCCAACAGCCAGGGAGGCAAGGGAATGATGAGCGCCCCGAGTACCGCGACCATCGCCGCGGCGAGAACCCCCTCCGAGGACTCGCGAGCCCGGAGCAGCATCTTCATCAAGCGGTTCATGACTTCTTCCTTCATGGATGCACGTCCACGTCTACGATTCCCGGGCAACCCGGAGCACCGCCGCGGCCGCCTGGTACAACTCCTCGGGGATTTCCTCGCCGACGTCGTAATGGACAAGGCTGCGAGCCAACGGCACATCCCGAACCACTGGAACGCCGAGCCGTTCGGCCTCGCGTCGCAGTTCGAGCGCGTCCGCCTCCCGCCCCTTGCCGACCAGATAAGGTGCGTCACACTCATCCTGGTCATAGCGAAGCGCGACCGCGATGTGCGTGGGATTGACGACCACGACACTCGCCTTCTTCACGCCTCGCGCCGAGCCTCCCGCCGCCAGTTGACGATGGGCCGCCCGGCGCTGCCCCTTGTGGTGGGGATCCCCCTCGCTCTCCTTGTGCTCGCGCTTCACCTCCTCGCGCGTCATCATCAATTCCTTCATGTGCCTTCGGCGTGCGAGCACGTAATCCCCCACGCCCAGCACCACGAGGACCCAGGCGAGCCTCCGCGCGAGCGAA from Melittangium boletus DSM 14713 includes the following:
- the rho gene encoding transcription termination factor Rho — protein: MAKARSPKEKVLLPPVELEEEKPKRRSTRTKTAEPEKPARTRRTAARREEEPVAEEAPAAPPRPVLTPIPSQPVPVRDDEYQEARAAEAHEEEPSAPAPAPEAPEAPVVTEVTRDGAPMQVIKLNDLKRMKITDLAKMAHDFGIEGYQGLKKQDLIFSLLSGIADKKFEVHAEGVLELLSDGFGFLRSADSDYQASPDDLYVSPSQVRRFNLRPGDTVTGPIRQPREGERFFALQKVDKVNFADPLSEVTRERILFDNLTPLYPTRKLKLEHDGAEMTTRIIDMFCPIGLGQRCLIVAPPKAGKTVLLQNIAHAISKNHPDVYLIVLLVDERPEEVTDMARNVRGEVVSSTFDEPATRHVQVAEMVIDKAKRLVEQKYDVCILLDSITRLARAYNTVVPASGKILSGGVDANALHKPKRFFGAARNIEEGGSLTIIGTALIDTGSRMDEVIFEEFKGTGNSEIVLDRKLMEKRIFPTLDINKSGTRKEELLLTQADLVRITALRQVLHPFTPIDAMEFVLKHMRPTAANAEFLGSMNR
- the ligA gene encoding NAD-dependent DNA ligase LigA — its product is MTAPKTDDATRIAQLRKELAHHNHRYYVLDSPEVSDAEYDRLMRELQELEARHPELVTEDSPTRRVGGTPAEKFEKVRHLVPMLSLANVFDDEELSDFDERIRRQTGLAKVGYVCEPKLDGLAITLRYEQGRFVRGATRGDGTEGEDVTANLRTIRSLPTELLVQDGVTAPGAIDVRGEVFISKKDFKRLNDKREEEGEPLFANPRNAAAGSLRQLDPRITASRPLSLYLYECVPGEGVPTFRSHTEKLGYLRSLGLPVNRAVTVEDVDGVRAQYRASVEGRHALPFEVDGMVVKVDEEDLRQRLGQVSKSPRWAVAYKFPPEEESTIVESIQVYVGRTGALTPVAHLKPVKVGGVTVSRATLHNEDELRRKDVRQGDTVFIRRAGDVIPEIVKVVETKRPEGTQPFVFPTECPVCHAAATRDDEGAIIRCTGATCPAQLVEKVRHFASRTALDIEGLGEKLAAQLVETGLVKTFADLFHLTRERLLTLERMGEKSADNLLASIEHAKQTTQPRFLYALGIRHVGESTARVLAEAYPDVRDLYEASMEDITRVKDVGPTMAAVIHTFFHEPLNRDAIEALLSAGVKPAATRVVKTGLFAGQTVVLTGGMSGMSREQAKEEIERRGGKVSGSVSRKTDLVVAGEDAGSKLKKAQELGVRILDEQGFLQLLQTDVRG
- a CDS encoding acylphosphatase is translated as MDRRRTVLRIRGRVQGVFFRESTRTEALRLGLTGWVRNLSDGSVEALAEGPPEALEDFVRWCHRGPPQAQVTGVERADTPAQGEFTTFIVERSS
- a CDS encoding DUF3052 family protein; protein product: MNPYAPASLSSMLGIKSGSKVSVINPPRGFVQKLNPLPEGVEFLITAQTGLDVILFFTQDTHELVQRLPALSRAMTLQGGIWVCWPSGEGIKTALSEDFIRQAALDIGMVDNKLCLIDSTWTGLRLVRRPRGRLDKPDHRKRAPTAQA
- a CDS encoding Rne/Rng family ribonuclease, whose protein sequence is MSSILVINAAGRETRVALVENGHIAEFYLERKKDKGVVGNIYKGRVVRVLPGMQAAFVDIGLEKAAFLYVSDVVYDPDFARAQFELTEGEHEDALDVPEESEAVAAEEAHHEPVHEPAHEPELPEHAPVAAEACVPGVEAAQAPLTPPETPAPAEPVLESPALSAEPPAPPVELEAAPVALESPAVHEAPVPVSEAAPPTVELAPEAAPADALLPAPAAETAPVAEAPSARPETASGERRAPRDNREAAREARETRRDSKDREKDKVRKQREEPQRKREDDKSKPRKTAKIEELLKVGQEVVVQISKDPIGTKGARLTSHISIPGRHLVFMPTVDHVGISRRISNEKERKRLREMVDRFRPPGTGFIVRTVAENVPQEKLESDIRFLIEVWNQVVRRNEKRGGSGLLHPDLDLILRATRDLFAHDVEKLVVDDREEYERILGFVNAQDPALKDRVVLHESDEPIFDAYGIEHELQRATQRKVWLKSGGYLIIDQAEALTAIDVNSGRYVGKKSLEETITKINVEAAKEIVYQLRLRNIGGIIICDFIDMEKPQNRDKVFKSLQEALGRDKAKTNVLRISELGLVEMTRKRVRESIGRVLHEDCPYCDGKGFVKTATTVAYEIFGEIRREAPGYKDPTLVINCNAEVARLLQGEERQELRHLMDRYNKSIQVKAQQNYHREQYDVYGRSAQGGDHKVASSPGSGDGELSMQRRPESGGGGERGFRSEGNRERERDRGGGGGGRDRERGGGGGGGGGGRERDRGGGRDRNGGRDRNRGGEQRRSEPREARGQAPSTGEAQGTGSAPPSSSGGGNNGSGNGH
- a CDS encoding YhjD/YihY/BrkB family envelope integrity protein; translated protein: MWTFPPPLLQRLSMGARQWLQCTWAPLARTRAGRFAGDTLLAVRGLARGFLGENIRVRAAALTYISVFSLVPLLTVVLGILGAYHQQAFQHRLREFISAVLAPGVREESAAFLEGFLDPVNATAIGSAGFLGLLFSAGSLLHNIDVSLNEIWGVKNHRSWWIRGLVYAGLLLLGPLMLALSFAGTSGMRSLLAGTHASIFLDVFELLFSAVSPIMITGGLTLIYRVTPNTHVRMRSALAGGLVAGVAWSVARHVYTGIAAYGFRNNPLYASLGALPMFLAWLYVDWLIFLTGARLSYAVEHTTFRDSLWIFGAHPRARELVAARLAQETSLVWFDGGIPPLPRELALRLRVPESLVDEVADSLVKAGLMIRHRRGGLLPARPPEELTLADLTLAVHGVYNPGEPGAWNPPRADGFQTLDAFFRQSDALGLEVLRRTRWVDLAILVRPGLAPPHARSTPPGVPAHALRDGGNP